From one Solanum lycopersicum chromosome 12, SLM_r2.1 genomic stretch:
- the LOC138340265 gene encoding uncharacterized protein, producing MNLARYSKEYIDGIESFLDFAYSYGDPHGEKIQCPCAKCCNILWNRRNVVYDHLICHGFIKGYTRWINHGEWDIKLNVDDDMDYSCDDIDGLLNDQFRDVAQAGGVYDGPNEDAKKFYSLLEEANQELYSGCIGFSKLSFTLRLYLLKCLHGWSNESFTSLLELLKEAIPELNIPQSYNKTKCMVKNLGLHYDKIDACPNDCMLFMNDHKDDEFCNTCGASRYIQAPKVDSELESSKKQHRVSAKTLRHFPLIPRLKRLFMCSKMADSLRWHEEKRSKDGKLRHPADGLAWKDFDRVHPDFTLDCRNVRLGLSSDGFNPFRTMSISHSTWLVMLMIYNLPPWMCMKSEYSILSLLIPGPRSPGNDIDIYLQPLIDELKLLWDSGVETYDASRNETFQMRAALMWTISDFPAYAMLSGWSTKGKFACPCCNYGTNSRYLKHSRKMCYMDHRVFLPMDHPWRSNKRSFNGKTEFRPPPAPLKGIDVLNSLRDFENVFGKKKKRSNDGPWKKRSIFFELPYWQHNLLRHNLDVMHIEKNIVDSILGTLLDISGKTKDHAKARYDLKDMGIRKNLHPQDTEDSKRTKLTKACFSMTNGEKSIFCGVLKTAKLPDGSASNISRCVHFDERKVSNYKTHDAHFMLHYLLSIPIKSILPDHVAIPLIRLSSFFHRLCQKVITLEELDCLEVEIIETVNQLERIFPPSFFDIMIHLPIHLVNEVRLGGPVQNRWMYSTEREMGTFKSYIRNRRFPEGCIAETRVGIDCMNLFSKYLHRGVHTRFNRRARNNDECDPSDAEPVSLFSNKGVPLGAKKTNPIILDDKSLSQAHEYLLGNCDDVQEYIREHEQEVNNQSRRSKWRKAKNHCQNFSQWFETRALQEDVSDLIKQLSRGPNSVAKRYSGYLINGYRFHVRQHDTRRKTQNSGVTLIASTTSFASSKDKNPIAADLTYYGRIVDIVELNYYSHFKVVLFKCDWYEVEKDVYGLTYVCFNKRCSQEEPFVLASQVHQCFYVQDPYDQDKHYVMKTVPRDLFNMGDEVESNLPQSYENEPSEHSKGPSIPKDNGEVLLTRTDLPETIIDVPVEEFVNQQLEVEYEEKFEDESENEYEDEFSDALEDETENEYEDEFDDEVESEEDTP from the exons ATGAATTTAGCAAGGTATAGCAAAGAGTATATTGATGGCATTGAATCATTTCTAGATTTTGCTTACTCTTATGGAGATCCTCATGGAGAGAAAATTCAGTGTCCATGTGCGAAATGTTGTAATATTCTTTGGAACCGAAGGAATGTAGTGTATGATCATCTAATATGCCATGGATTCATTAAAGGCTATACTAGATGGATCAATCACGGGGAATGGGAtatcaagttgaatgttgatgatgatatggattACTCGTGTGATGATATTGATGGGTTgttgaatgatcaatttagaGATGTTGCACAGGCTGGAGGAGTTTATGATGGTCCAAATGAAGATGCCAAGAAATTCTATAGCTTACTTGAAGAGGCAAACCAAGAATTATATTCTGGTTGTATAGGTTTCTCTAAATTATCATTCACACTTCGcttatatttgttgaagtgtttacATGGATGGAGCAATGAATCATTTACTTCTCTTCTAGAGTTATTAAAAGAGGCGATTCCCGAGTTGAACATTCCTCAGTCTTACAATAAAACCAAGTGTATGGTTAAGAATCTTGGTCTgcattatgataaaattgatgcatgtccaaatgattgcatgttgttCATGAATGATCATAAGGATGACGAATTTTGTAACACTTGTGGAGCTTCACGGTATATTCAAGCTCCTAAAGTTGATAGTGAGCTTGAGTCTTCAAAAAAGCAACATCGAGTTTCTGCAAAGACTTTGAGACACTTTCCATTAATTCCTAGACTCAAAAGGCTATTTATGTGCTCAAAGATGGCAGATTCGTTGAGGTGGCATGAAGAGAAACGTTCTAAAGATGGAAAGTTAAGGCATCCCGCTGATGGTCTAGCATGGAAAGACTTTGATAGGGTGCATCCAGATTTCACACTAGATTGTCGCAATGTGAGACTTGGCTTGTCAAGTGATGGATTCAATCCATTTCGAACCATGAGTATATCACATAGCACATGGctagttatgttgatgatttataaTCTGCCGCCTTGGATGTGCATGAAATCTGAATATTCCATACTTTCTTTACTTATACCTGGACCACGATCACCTGGAAAtgacattgatatttacttacaaccattgatagacgagttaaaattattatgggaTTCTGGGGTTGAAACATATGATGCTTCCAGAAATGAAACTTTTCAAATGCGGGCAGCTCTTATGTGGACAATCAGTGATTTTCCTGCATATGCTATGTTATCTGGTTGGAGTACAAAAGGCAAGTTTGCTTGCCCTTGCTGTAACTATGGCACTAATTCTCGCTATCTTAAACATAGTCGAAAAATGTGCTATATGGATCATCGTGTTTTTCTACCGATGGATCATCCATGGAGATCAAACAAAAGATCATTCAATGGAAAAACTGAATTTAGGCCTCCTCCAGCTCCTTTAAAGGGAATTGATGTTCTTAATAGCTTACGTgattttgaaaatgtgtttgggaaaaagaaaaagagatcaaATGATGGCCCATGGAAaaaaaggtcaattttttttgaattaccttACTGGCAGCATAACTTGTTACGTCACAACCTTGATGTAATGCACATAGAGAAGAACATAGTTGATAGCATACTTGGAACTCTTTTGGATATTTCAGGAAAAACAAAGGATCATGCAAAAGCACGGTATGATTTGAAAGATATGGGAATCAGGAAGAACCTTCATCCACAAGATACAGAAGATAGTAAGAGAACAAAGCTTACAAAGGCATGCTTCTCAATGACAAATGGAGAGAAATCCATcttttgtggagttttaaagaCAGCCAAGCTACCTGATGGTAGTGCCTCAAATATATCTAGGTGTGTGCACTTTGATGAAAGAAAGGTGTCTAATTATAAAACCCATGATGCTCATTTCATGTTACATTACTTGCTTTCAATACCAATTAAAAGCATTCTTCCTGATCATGTGGCTATTCCTTTGATTCGTCTAAGTTCCTTCTTCCATCGTTTGTGCCAAAAAGTAATCACATTGGAGGAACTAGATTGCTTAGAAGTAGAGATCATAGAAACAGTAAATCAGTTGGAGCGAATTTTTCctccttcattttttgatatCATGATTCATTTGCCTATTCATTTGGTGAATGAAGTGAGATTAGGCGGCCCAGTGCAAAATCGATGGATGTATTCCACTGAAAGAGAAATGGgtacattcaaatcatacattCGCAATAGGCGTTTTCCAGAAGGTTGCATAGCAGAGACACGAGTGGGAATAGATTGCATGAATTTATTCTCAAAATATCTGCATCGGGGTGTGCATACCAGATTTAATAGGAGAGCGCGAAATAATGATGAATGTGACCCAAGTGACGCAGAACCTGTGAGTTTGTTTTCTAACAAAGGAGTTCCTTTAGGAGCAAAGAAAACTAATCCAATCATTTTAGATGACAAGTCACTAAGTCAGGCACATGAATACTTATTGGGAAATTGTGACGATGTTCAAGAATATATTAG AGAGCATGAGCAAGAGGTTAATAATCAGTCACGAAGATCTAAATGGAGAAAAGCAAAGAATCATTGTCAAAACTTCTCTCAATGGTTTGAAACTCGTGCTTTGCAAGAGGATGTGTCTGATTTGATAAAACAATTATCTAGAGGACCAAATTCTGTTGCGAAAAGATATTCTGGGTATCTCATAAATGGATATAGATTCCATGTTAGGCAGCATGATACAAGGCGTAAAACACAAAATAGTGGTGTTACACTAATTGCCTCAACTACAAGCTTTGCAAGttcaaaggataaaaatccgATTGCTGCAGATTTGACTTATTATGGTAGAATagttgatattgttgaattaaaCTATTACAGCCATTTTAAGGTTGTTTTATTTAAgtgtgattggtatgaggttgaAAAAGATGTTTATGGCCTTACTTATGTCTGTTTTAACAAGAGATGTTCCCAGGAAGAGCCTTTTGTGCTTGCATCTCAAGTACACCAATGCTTCTATGTGCAAGATCCATATGATCAAGATAAACATTATGTTATGAAGACTGTTCCAAGAGACTTGTTTAACATGGGTGATGAAGTTGAATCTAATCTCCCACAAAGTTATGAAAATGAGCCATCTGAACATTCGAAGGGTCCATCTATACCAAAAGATAATGGTGAAGTACTCTTAACAAGGACTGATTTACCAGAAACAATCATTGATGTGCCTGTGGAGGAATTTGTCAATCAACAACTTGAAGTCGAGTATGAAGAAAAGTTTGAAGATGAGTCtgaaaatgagtatgaagatgAGTTTTCAGATGCGCTTGAAGACGAGACtgaaaatgagtatgaagatgAGTTTGATGATGAAGTCGAGTCTGAAGAAGACACACCATGA